The window CAAGGGCCTTCCCCTCGCACTAGGGTGCGCGCCGTTGGGCGAACCGATGGGGAGGCTGGGATGGCCGGGACTGAAGAGGAGGTCGCCACCGCGGACGACGCTCTGTATGTGCTCACGGCGGTACTGCTGACGCCCGCGCAGTTTCCGAGCGTTCTGGGGGACGACTACCCGGAGGCCTGTGCGGCCCTCGGCCTCGCACCGCTCGCCGACGGGTACGGCCTGGTGCTCGGTCAGGACGGCGACGGGGCGCGGTGGACGGTCGCCGTCGACGACGTGCCGCTGGTCGCCGTGGCCGTCGCGTCCTGGGACTGCGGAATGGAGTACGACCTGTCTCCCGACGAGCGCAGCGTCGTCGCCGCCCTGCCGGGCTGGCCCCTGACCCTCGCCGTGGCGGCTCCCGGCGTGCCCGCGCCGCACGATCCGGACCCGGAGTCCTCCGGCGGGACCGCGCTGTCCCCGCCCGACAGCGGTGCCTGGGGACCGGCCCAGCGTCGTCTGGGCGCCGACGAGATCGCGCTGCAGTGGGCGGTGTGGCGCGAGCAGCTCGACGACGCGGAGTTCCTCGCTCCCGCGGACAGCGCCCGCACCGGGGAAGACGACGATCCGTCGAGCGCGTCGGCCCACGGAAACAGCGAACCGGCGGACGGAACGGGTGGCAAGCCTTCTCCGAGCCACAGCGGCATCCGGCGCGCGCTGGCGGAGGCACGCGCGTACGTGGACAAGCCTCCGCCGCTGGGCCGGGTCCGGTCGTCCTTCGCGCCCGGCGACGCGCGTACCCTGCGGGCCGACGGTCCGGGCTGGTCGATGGTGGCCCGCACCGACGACATCGCCTTCGTGCTCCTCGACGACGAGCCCGGCGAGGTCCTGCCGATCGGTCGTGGGCCGGAGCTGCCGGGTCTGCTGGAAGCCCTCGACAAGCTGGCCGTACGCCCCCTCTGAGCTCCTGTGCTCAGAGGGGGCGACCGCCGGAGTCCGACGCGCTGATGGCGTGGGTTGAGTTCGATGGCCGGACGCCCGCGGACCGGATCGTCGGCAGGCCCGCGAACGGCGATGTGGCCGGCTCATGCGCCCCTGGCAGGAGCGCGCGGGGACGGGAGCACTTCAGCGGCCGAGCTCCTTGCGGGTGACGCGGCGCAGCCGGCGCCGCTGCGAGGGGTCCAGGGCGAGGTATGCGGCGGCCGGGACTCCGAGCACTATCAGGACGGCGACCCACCAGGGCAGCCAGATCAGCAGAATGAGCCCGACCGCCACTCCTCCTGCGGCGATCTTCGCGTTCTTCGACATCTGTCGCCTCCTTCGCGGCCACTGCCGCTCTCTGCTGTGAGAACGGGTCCGCGCTCCCGGCGGTTCCGGACCTCGACCCTGAGACGCCCCTGAGGCGCACCCCTACTGGTCGCGCTGGGAACGCTCTCCTCGGCCGCGCGCGGGACCTGGGTCGCTGCGCTCCCAGGACCACCCTGGGCACACACACGCGCGTGTGTGTGCCCAGATGCCGGAAGTCTCCGTGTCAGCCGCGTGCCCCCAGCAGGTGGTCCATCGCGAGCTGGTCGAGCCGCTCGAAGGCCATCCCGCGAGCCGCGGCCGCCTCGACGTCGAAGTCCTCGAAGGCCGAGCGGTCCGCGAGCAGCGCCTCCAGGCCGTCCGCCGCCGTGGGCTGCGCCAGCTCGTCGAGCCGGGAAGCGCGCAGGGCCTCCTGGACCTCCGGGTCGGCCCGGAAGGCGGCCGAACGCTCCTTGAGGATGAGGTAGTTGCGCATGCAGCCGGCGGCCGAGGCCCACACGCCGTCCAGGTCCTCGGTCCGCGGTGGCTTGAAGTCGAAGTGGCGCGGGCCCTCGTAGCCGGCGCTCTCCAGCAGGTCGACCAGCCAGAAGGCGGCGCGCAGGTCACCGGCGCCGAAGCGCAGGTCCTGGTCGTACTTGATGCCGGACTGGCCGTTGAGGTCGATGTGGAAGAGCTTGTCCGCCCACAGCGCCTGGGCGATGCCGTGCGGGAAGTTGAGCCCGGCCATCTGCTCGTGGCCGACCTCAGGGTTGACGCCGTACAGCTCCGGGCGCTCCAGGCGCTCGATGAACGCGAGCGCGTGGCCGACGGTCGGGAGCAGGATGTCGCCGCGCGGCTCGTTCGGCTTGGGCTCAATGGCGAAGCGGATGTCGTAGCCCTGGGAGGTGACGTACTCGCCGAGGAGGTCGAACGCCTCCTTCATGCGGTCCAGCGCGGCCCGCACGTCCTTGGCCGCGCCGGACTCGGCGCCCTCGCGGCCGCCCCAGGCCACGTACGTCTTCGCGCCGAGTTCGACGGCCAGGTCGATGTTGCGGATCGTCTTGCGCAGCGCGTAGCGGCGCACGTCGCGGTCGTTGGCCGTGAACGCGCCGTCCTTGAAGACCGGGTGGGTGAAGAGGTTCGTGGTGGCCATCGGCACGGTCATGCCGGTCGCATCGAGCGCCTGCCGGAAGCGCTTGATGCGCGACTCGCGCTCGGTGTCGGAGGCGCCGAAGGGGATCAGGTCGTCGTCGTGGAAGGTCACGCCGTGTGCGCCGAGTTCGGCCAGGCGCTGCACCGTCTCGACCGGGTCGAGGGCACGGCGCGTGGCGTCGCCGAACGGGTCCCGTCCCTGCCAGCCGACGGTCCACAGGCCGAAGGTGAACCTGTCCTCGGGGGTGGGCTGGTAGCTCATGCCGCGGCTCCTTGCTCGCTTGCGACTATTTCGTCATGGCGATTTACAAATTAGTATGCCGACGCGTCCCTGGGAAGGGAACAAGGGCCACGACCGGGTCGGCACCCCGCGTCGCCGGGCCGTGTACACCAAAAGAACTGCAGGTCAGATCCCGCGAGCCGCGGAAAGAGGGAGAGCCGATGTCAGCAGCCGAGGGTCCGCTCGTCGTCGGTGTGGACTCGTCCACGCAGTCCACCAAGGTGCTCGTCGTCGACGCGGCCACCGGACAGGTCGTGGCGAGCGGGCAGGCGCCGCACACCGTCTCGTCCGGCGACGGCCGCGAGAGCGACCCGCGCCAGTGGTGGGACGCCCTGTGCGCGGCGCTCCAGCAGTGCGGGGAGGCGGCCCACGAGGCGGCCGCCGTGTCGATCGCCGGCCAGCAGCACGGACTCGTGACCCTGGACGCGCAGGGCGTCCCGGTGCGGCCCGCCCTGCTGTGGAACGACGTGCGCTCGGCGCCGCAGGCCCGCCGTCTCGTCGAGGAACTGGGCGGCCCCAAAGCCTGGGCGGAGCGCACGGGCAGCGTGCCGGGGGCCTCCTTCACGGTCACGAAATGGGCCTGGCTCGCCGAGCACGAGCCGGAGGCGGCGCGGTCGACGGCGGCGGTGCGCCTGCCGCACGACTACCTCACGCAGCACCTGACGGGCGAGGGCACGACGGATCGGGGGGACGCCTCGGGTACGGGCTGGTGGGCGTCCACGACCGAGGCGTACGACGAGGAGACCCTGGCCCATGTGGGGCTCGATCCGGCGCTGCTGCCCCGGGTGGTGCGTCCGGGCGAGGTGGCGGGGACCGTGCGCGACAGCCATGACCTGCCGTTCTCCAAGGGCACACTGGTGGCGGCCGGCACCGGTGACAACGCTGCCGCCGCGCTGGGCCTCGGGCTGCGGCCGGGCACACCGGTACTGAGTCTCGGCACCTCCGGCACGGTGTACGCGGTGTCCCGCCACCGGTCGGCCGACCCGACGGGCACGGTGGCCGGTTTCGCCGACGCGCGCGGTGACTGGCTCCCGCTCGCCTGCACCCTCAACTGCACGCTCGCCGTCGACCGGGTCGCCGCTCTGCTCGGCCGGGACCGCGAGGCCGTGGAACCCGGTACGTCCGTCACGCTGCTCCCCTACCTGGACGGCGAACGCACCCCGAACCTGCCGAACGCGTCCGGGCTGCTGCACGGGCTGCGCCACGACACCACGCCCGGACAGTTGCTGCAGGCCGCCTACGACGGCGCCGTGCACGCCCTGCTCGGCGCGCTGGACCTGGTGCTGGACCAGGACGCCGACCGCACCACCCCGCTGCTGCTGATCGGCGGCGGCGCCCGGGGCACGGCCTGGCAGCAGACCGTGCGGCGCCTGTCCGGGCGGCCCGTGCAAATCCCGGAGGCCCGAGAGCTGGTCGCGCTGGGCGCCGCCGCCCAGGCCGCGGGGCTGCTCACCGGCGAGGATCCGGCCGCGGTCGCCCGCCGCTGGCGCACGGCCGACGGCCCGGTGCTCGAGGCAGTGGAGCGCGACGAGGCGACCTTGAACAGGATCTCCGGGGTACTCTCCGATGCGGCACCGCTGCTGGAGCGCGGGACGCGGACCCCCTGACGGACACCGGCGGGCGGACGGCCGTCCCGCGGCCGTCCGCCCGCACCGCATCGTTCGACGCAGAGCGCCGGCGGACACCGACCAAGGAAGACACCGAGGACGACGGAGGCATGACCGCACCGCTGCACGAGACCCACTCCGCCGGTCCGGGGCGCACGCTGCCCGACACCCAGCAGGGCATGCGCCGTCGCAACCTCGCCCGGGTCATGCACACCGTCCGCGCCGAGGGGCCGCTGTCGCGGGCGGCGGTCGCCTCACGCATCGGACTGACCCGTGCCGCGGTGTCGACCCTCGTCGACGAACTCGTCCGGACCGGACTTCTGGAAGAGCTGGGGCCCGAGCGGCCCGGCCGGGTGGGCCGTCCCGGTTCGGCCCTGGCCGTCAGCGGGCACGGCCCCGCCGGGGTCGGCGCGGAGGTCGGGGTCGACCACCTCGCGGCCTGCGTGGTCGACCTGCGCGGCCAGGTGCGGGCGCGGGCGGTACGCCGTGGAACGAACCGGGGCCGCTCCCCCGAACCGGTGGCGAGCGAACTCACCGCGCTGATACGCCAGGTCGTCGCCGAGGCGGAGCGGCAGGACCTGTGGGCCGCGGGACTCTCGGTCGCGGTGCCGGGACTGATCGCACGGGACGGTCGTACGGTCGTGCGTGCCCCCAATCTCGACTGGAACGACACCGACCTCGGCGCCCTGCTGCCGCCCGGGCTGCCCCTGACGGTGGACAACGAGGCGAACTTCGGCGGACTCGCGGAACTCTGGCTCGGCGAGGACACGCCGCGTGACTTCCTGCATGTGTCGGCGGAGATCGGCATTGGTGCCGCCGTGGTGGTCGACGGGCAGCTGCTGCGCGGGACGCGCGGTTTCGCGGGCGAGCTGGGGCATGTGCCGGTCGAACCGGACGGGCCCGCGTGCCCGTGCGGCGGGCGCGGCTGCCTGGAGCAGTACGCGGGAGAGGAAGCCGTGCTGCGGGCGGCCGGCCTGGAGCCGGGCGAAGGGCGGGTCGGACTGCTGGCGACCCGCGCCGCCGCGGGCGACGAGGAAGTACGGCGGGCCCTGCGGGATGCCGGCAGGGCACTGGGCGTCGCGCTGACCGGGGCCGTCAACCTGCTCGACCCCCGGAGCGTCGTGCTGGGCGGTGCCCTGTCCGCACTCGCGCCCTGGCTCCTGCCTTCCCTGGAGGCGGAGTTGGCGAGCCGGACCGCGGGGGCCGCCTGTCCGGTGTCGGTGTCCCGACTGGGCCCCGAGGGGCCGCTGCTGGGCGCCGCGCACGCGGTGGTGCGGTCCGTCCTCGACGACCCGGCGGCAGTGGCCGAACGCGCCTGATCTCAGACCCACTTCACCCGATCGAGTGGCGGAGTTTTCCACAATTCCGCGGGAGTCCACCGAGCCCCACCGGGCTCTTCTGCCCAACCCGCGAGCCCCGTAACGTGATTCACGCGAGGTGCCGTCGTCGAGTCGGATCGCCGGCGGATCTCGGGTGT of the Streptomyces sp. NBC_01788 genome contains:
- a CDS encoding ROK family transcriptional regulator — encoded protein: MTAPLHETHSAGPGRTLPDTQQGMRRRNLARVMHTVRAEGPLSRAAVASRIGLTRAAVSTLVDELVRTGLLEELGPERPGRVGRPGSALAVSGHGPAGVGAEVGVDHLAACVVDLRGQVRARAVRRGTNRGRSPEPVASELTALIRQVVAEAERQDLWAAGLSVAVPGLIARDGRTVVRAPNLDWNDTDLGALLPPGLPLTVDNEANFGGLAELWLGEDTPRDFLHVSAEIGIGAAVVVDGQLLRGTRGFAGELGHVPVEPDGPACPCGGRGCLEQYAGEEAVLRAAGLEPGEGRVGLLATRAAAGDEEVRRALRDAGRALGVALTGAVNLLDPRSVVLGGALSALAPWLLPSLEAELASRTAGAACPVSVSRLGPEGPLLGAAHAVVRSVLDDPAAVAERA
- the xylB gene encoding xylulokinase; protein product: MSAAEGPLVVGVDSSTQSTKVLVVDAATGQVVASGQAPHTVSSGDGRESDPRQWWDALCAALQQCGEAAHEAAAVSIAGQQHGLVTLDAQGVPVRPALLWNDVRSAPQARRLVEELGGPKAWAERTGSVPGASFTVTKWAWLAEHEPEAARSTAAVRLPHDYLTQHLTGEGTTDRGDASGTGWWASTTEAYDEETLAHVGLDPALLPRVVRPGEVAGTVRDSHDLPFSKGTLVAAGTGDNAAAALGLGLRPGTPVLSLGTSGTVYAVSRHRSADPTGTVAGFADARGDWLPLACTLNCTLAVDRVAALLGRDREAVEPGTSVTLLPYLDGERTPNLPNASGLLHGLRHDTTPGQLLQAAYDGAVHALLGALDLVLDQDADRTTPLLLIGGGARGTAWQQTVRRLSGRPVQIPEARELVALGAAAQAAGLLTGEDPAAVARRWRTADGPVLEAVERDEATLNRISGVLSDAAPLLERGTRTP
- the xylA gene encoding xylose isomerase — protein: MSYQPTPEDRFTFGLWTVGWQGRDPFGDATRRALDPVETVQRLAELGAHGVTFHDDDLIPFGASDTERESRIKRFRQALDATGMTVPMATTNLFTHPVFKDGAFTANDRDVRRYALRKTIRNIDLAVELGAKTYVAWGGREGAESGAAKDVRAALDRMKEAFDLLGEYVTSQGYDIRFAIEPKPNEPRGDILLPTVGHALAFIERLERPELYGVNPEVGHEQMAGLNFPHGIAQALWADKLFHIDLNGQSGIKYDQDLRFGAGDLRAAFWLVDLLESAGYEGPRHFDFKPPRTEDLDGVWASAAGCMRNYLILKERSAAFRADPEVQEALRASRLDELAQPTAADGLEALLADRSAFEDFDVEAAAARGMAFERLDQLAMDHLLGARG